A stretch of the Simiduia curdlanivorans genome encodes the following:
- a CDS encoding flagellar brake protein produces the protein MNFDQLKLLPGTVLHLEFHQSNPDTKEPSTLIGYLKNQCIVVSIPMHQGQPRALQLGELVDVTLYSEQLNCSVMFSVQVVNIIDQPLPHAYLSFPVFIARDEARKAQRISTSLIANVKTSAVTVPARIVDVSVSGCKLTAKQDLGAVETPLALATKLSINGHEKIIRLKGRIKGVLAKPAGEGEDFEYGVLFTAVTKEATSLLEQYIDEVSSA, from the coding sequence ATGAATTTTGATCAGCTAAAGTTGCTGCCTGGCACAGTCCTGCACTTGGAGTTCCACCAATCTAACCCAGATACAAAAGAGCCCTCTACATTAATTGGTTACTTGAAAAATCAATGTATTGTCGTTTCTATTCCCATGCATCAGGGGCAGCCTAGAGCCTTGCAGTTGGGCGAATTGGTGGATGTGACCCTCTATTCGGAGCAGCTAAACTGTTCCGTTATGTTTAGTGTGCAGGTGGTAAATATTATTGACCAGCCCTTACCTCACGCCTACCTTAGCTTTCCTGTTTTCATTGCCAGAGATGAAGCGCGCAAAGCCCAGCGAATTTCCACCTCACTTATTGCCAACGTTAAAACCAGTGCCGTCACGGTGCCCGCGCGTATCGTTGATGTGAGTGTGTCCGGCTGTAAACTCACCGCAAAGCAAGATTTAGGCGCCGTTGAGACACCGCTGGCGCTGGCGACAAAGCTTTCTATCAACGGCCATGAAAAAATTATCCGACTAAAAGGGCGCATTAAAGGTGTGCTCGCCAAGCCAGCGGGGGAAGGGGAAGACTTCGAGTATGGCGTCCTGTTTACCGCTGTTACAAAGGAAGCAACGTCGTTGCTTGAGCAGTATATTGATGAAGTATCGAGCGCTTAA
- the pyrF gene encoding orotidine-5'-phosphate decarboxylase yields MPSKSPVIVALDFPNAAAALAMADQLDPTLCRAKVGKELFTAEGPALVKALTSRGFDVFLDLKFHDIPNTVAKAVAVAADMGVWMVNVHASGGRRMMEAAKASLTTFGNDAPLLIGVTVLTSTAEGELADVGLDCSIEGQVLRLATLAKDSGLDGVVCSAQEAEMLRGSQGPLFQLVTPGIRPANSAADDQRRILTPAEALKKGVDYMVIGRPITQASDPAEALRAILNEVGVG; encoded by the coding sequence ATGCCATCAAAGTCTCCAGTAATTGTCGCGCTTGATTTCCCTAATGCTGCTGCAGCACTCGCCATGGCCGATCAGTTAGACCCCACACTTTGCCGAGCGAAAGTGGGTAAAGAGCTGTTTACCGCCGAGGGGCCGGCACTGGTGAAGGCGTTAACCAGTCGCGGCTTCGATGTATTTTTGGATCTGAAATTTCACGATATCCCCAATACCGTCGCTAAAGCCGTGGCCGTTGCTGCAGACATGGGCGTTTGGATGGTAAACGTACACGCCTCCGGTGGTCGGCGGATGATGGAGGCGGCAAAAGCCTCGTTAACCACTTTTGGCAACGACGCCCCATTACTCATTGGTGTCACGGTGCTAACTTCTACCGCCGAGGGCGAGCTGGCCGATGTAGGTTTGGATTGCTCCATAGAAGGCCAAGTTTTGCGCCTAGCGACCTTGGCGAAAGATTCTGGCTTAGACGGCGTGGTGTGCTCGGCGCAAGAGGCTGAAATGCTGCGCGGCTCCCAAGGCCCGCTATTTCAACTAGTGACGCCCGGAATACGCCCAGCCAACAGCGCCGCCGACGACCAGCGCCGCATCCTAACCCCCGCTGAAGCCCTAAAGAAAGGCGTGGATTACATGGTCATCGGCCGGCCAATAACCCAAGCGTCTGACCCTGCGGAAGCATTGCGGGCCATTCTTAATGAGGTTGGGGTTGGTTAG
- the hepT gene encoding type VII toxin-antitoxin system HepT family RNase toxin, with amino-acid sequence MNYDAYALAISEQVTQHIAALDELQLKAQTRPLDFIERNSVERSLQVIVEAAIVCAKHFLKSRKKPVPAEARAAIERVYEMLALTEPAVQEMRGAIGMRNAIIHDYLNLDWAYIDKVLLGRKYLNVRAFVKVILKQLKS; translated from the coding sequence ATGAACTATGACGCTTACGCTCTGGCAATATCTGAACAAGTCACTCAGCATATTGCTGCGCTTGATGAGCTACAGCTAAAGGCTCAAACCAGGCCGCTGGACTTTATAGAGCGCAACTCGGTGGAGCGTAGTCTGCAAGTGATAGTTGAGGCTGCAATAGTATGTGCTAAGCACTTCCTAAAAAGCCGTAAGAAACCGGTGCCGGCAGAAGCTAGGGCTGCGATTGAGCGTGTTTATGAAATGCTTGCATTAACAGAACCCGCTGTCCAAGAAATGCGAGGCGCCATAGGCATGAGAAACGCCATAATTCATGACTATTTGAATCTCGATTGGGCCTATATAGATAAGGTTTTGCTGGGCAGGAAATATTTAAATGTTCGGGCGTTTGTGAAGGTGATATTGAAACAGTTGAAAAGCTGA
- the ihfA gene encoding integration host factor subunit alpha, translating to MSDGALTKADLAEKLYEELGLNKREAKELVESFFEEIRHALETNEQVKLSGFGNFDLRDKSQRPGRNPKTGEEIPITARRVVTFRPGQKLKARVEEHARTK from the coding sequence ATGTCAGACGGAGCTTTAACGAAAGCTGATCTGGCCGAAAAACTGTACGAAGAGCTGGGCTTAAACAAGCGCGAGGCTAAGGAGTTGGTGGAGTCTTTCTTTGAGGAGATTCGCCACGCCTTGGAAACCAATGAACAAGTGAAGTTGTCCGGTTTCGGCAACTTCGACTTGCGCGATAAGAGCCAGCGCCCCGGCCGCAACCCAAAAACTGGTGAAGAAATTCCCATTACCGCCCGCCGCGTGGTCACGTTTAGACCAGGTCAGAAGCTAAAGGCAAGAGTAGAGGAACATGCTCGAACCAAGTAA
- the cysD gene encoding sulfate adenylyltransferase subunit CysD, with translation MTSQYQLTHLQQLEAESIHIIREVAAEFDNPVMLYSVGKDSAVMMHLTMKAFYPGKPPFPMMHVDTTWKFKEMIEFRDKLIKDLGWDLIVHINEEGVKQGVGPFTHGSAKHTDIMKTQGLKQALNKYGFDAAFGGARRDEEKSRAKERVYSFRDKNHRWDPKNQRPELWNIYNSRVDKGESIRVFPLSNWTELDIWQYIHLEGIPIVPLYFAAKRPVVEKDGVLIMVDDDRMPIGPEDKVEEKMVRFRTLGCYPLTGAVESEATTLPEIIQEMLLTKTSERQGRVIDNDSSGSMEKKKQEGYF, from the coding sequence ATGACCTCCCAATATCAACTGACACACCTCCAGCAATTAGAAGCTGAAAGTATTCATATTATTCGTGAAGTCGCCGCTGAGTTTGATAACCCAGTGATGCTCTACTCGGTAGGTAAAGACTCCGCGGTAATGATGCATTTGACCATGAAGGCCTTTTACCCAGGTAAGCCGCCGTTTCCTATGATGCACGTAGATACCACGTGGAAATTCAAGGAAATGATTGAGTTCCGAGACAAGCTTATTAAAGATCTCGGCTGGGACCTTATCGTTCACATTAATGAAGAAGGCGTGAAGCAGGGTGTTGGTCCTTTCACCCACGGTAGCGCTAAGCATACCGATATCATGAAAACCCAGGGGTTAAAGCAAGCCCTAAATAAATACGGTTTTGACGCCGCTTTTGGCGGTGCCCGCCGCGATGAAGAAAAGTCTCGCGCCAAAGAGCGCGTCTATTCTTTCCGCGATAAAAACCATCGCTGGGACCCAAAAAACCAACGCCCCGAGTTGTGGAATATTTATAACAGCCGCGTCGATAAAGGCGAAAGCATTCGCGTTTTCCCCTTATCGAATTGGACCGAACTGGATATTTGGCAATACATTCACTTGGAAGGCATTCCTATCGTGCCTTTGTATTTCGCCGCCAAGCGCCCCGTGGTTGAAAAAGACGGCGTGCTGATCATGGTAGACGACGATCGCATGCCCATTGGCCCGGAAGATAAAGTCGAAGAAAAAATGGTGCGCTTCCGCACCCTTGGCTGCTACCCATTAACCGGTGCAGTCGAATCTGAAGCCACAACCCTGCCGGAAATTATTCAAGAAATGCTGCTCACCAAAACCAGCGAGCGCCAAGGTCGAGTAATCGACAACGACAGCTCCGGCAGCATGGAAAAGAAAAAGCAGGAGGGGTACTTTTAA
- a CDS encoding MerR family transcriptional regulator: protein MLEPSNNDELPVIPGKRYFTIGEVSELCAVKPHVLRYWEQEFPQLNPVKRRGNRRYYQRDDVLTIRQIRSLLYDQGFTIGGARQQMTGDPTPAQSEDVQFHQIIKQMIAELEELLLVLKP from the coding sequence ATGCTCGAACCAAGTAATAACGATGAACTACCGGTAATCCCGGGTAAGCGTTACTTTACCATTGGTGAAGTCAGCGAGTTATGCGCGGTAAAGCCCCACGTGCTGCGCTATTGGGAGCAGGAATTCCCCCAGCTAAACCCTGTTAAAAGACGTGGTAATCGCCGCTATTACCAGCGCGATGACGTGCTTACCATTCGCCAGATTCGGTCTTTACTCTACGATCAGGGTTTTACTATCGGCGGCGCTCGCCAGCAGATGACAGGCGATCCCACGCCGGCACAATCTGAAGATGTGCAATTCCATCAAATCATTAAGCAAATGATTGCCGAGCTTGAAGAATTACTCCTCGTTCTAAAGCCCTAA
- the mntA gene encoding type VII toxin-antitoxin system MntA family adenylyltransferase antitoxin — MDLAQIKRQLTTVAAERAAIEVVWLYGSRARGDANEQSDVDIACAFDMGVVREQEVEELRFSLEQALKHQVSIVDINKAPTPLALNIIEEGIVLYSKSDLRQHAEESRVWSRWENVKHEANRFPNEL, encoded by the coding sequence ATGGATTTAGCACAGATCAAGAGGCAATTAACCACAGTGGCAGCCGAAAGGGCCGCTATTGAAGTTGTTTGGCTTTATGGATCTCGAGCCAGAGGCGATGCTAATGAACAAAGTGATGTCGATATTGCTTGTGCCTTTGATATGGGCGTCGTGAGAGAGCAGGAAGTCGAAGAGCTTCGCTTTAGTCTTGAGCAAGCACTTAAGCATCAGGTATCTATCGTTGATATTAATAAGGCCCCCACACCATTGGCGCTTAATATTATTGAAGAGGGTATCGTGCTTTACAGTAAGTCAGACCTGCGTCAACACGCTGAAGAAAGTAGGGTGTGGTCGCGCTGGGAAAATGTAAAGCATGAGGCTAATAGGTTCCCAAATGAACTATGA
- a CDS encoding four helix bundle protein: MDFEKLDVWKKSSAMSVEMYLHLAALKDFGFKDQITRSALSIPSNIAEGMERDSSKERIKFLGYAKGSCGELRTQLYIGMKIGYIDGPFGSSAVQETRQISSMLAGLINRIKNDALI, from the coding sequence ATGGACTTTGAAAAACTGGACGTGTGGAAAAAATCGTCCGCGATGAGTGTGGAAATGTATCTGCATCTCGCAGCATTAAAAGACTTTGGCTTTAAAGATCAGATAACACGATCTGCGCTTTCTATTCCAAGTAACATTGCCGAGGGAATGGAGCGAGATAGCTCCAAAGAGCGCATTAAATTTTTAGGGTACGCAAAAGGCTCCTGTGGCGAATTGCGAACTCAGCTATATATAGGGATGAAGATAGGCTACATTGATGGACCTTTTGGTAGTTCTGCAGTTCAAGAAACGCGCCAAATTTCCTCTATGTTAGCCGGTCTCATCAATCGAATTAAAAACGACGCCCTTATTTAG
- the cysN gene encoding sulfate adenylyltransferase subunit CysN: MSHQSTLIESDITTYLTQHENKEMLRFLTCGSVDDGKSTLIGRLLHDSKMIFEDQLAAIEKDSTKHGTTGAKVDLALLVDGLQAEREQGITIDVAYRYFSTDKRKFIIADTPGHEQYTRNMVTGASTCDLAIILIDARYGVQTQTRRHSYIASLLGIKHIVCAINKMDLLNFDETVFEKIKADYELLAKKLGMQDVHYVPMSALDGDNVVDRSTKADWYQGLTLMEILETVPIAEDRNLSDFRFPVQYVNRPNLNFRGFCGTLASGVIAVGDEIKVLPSGKTSTVKAIVTADGEIAEAFVDQSVTLTLRDEIDISRGDMLVKASDKVIASNALEAYLVWMSESPLDRSKEYLFKFASKTTSGHVNTIEHKVDVNTQQPQAADQLALNDIALVNLELSQHVVVDPYANNRATGSFIVIDRLTNVTVGAGMVTSVKEQSGSQVPAQYSEFEKELNALVRKHFPHWNAKEIF, from the coding sequence ATGAGTCATCAATCGACTCTCATCGAATCAGACATCACCACCTATCTAACCCAACACGAAAACAAAGAAATGTTGCGTTTTTTAACGTGCGGCAGTGTTGATGACGGAAAATCTACCCTTATTGGTCGGTTGCTGCACGATTCCAAAATGATTTTTGAAGACCAGTTAGCGGCTATCGAAAAAGACTCTACTAAGCACGGTACTACCGGCGCAAAAGTGGATTTGGCCTTGTTGGTAGACGGGCTGCAAGCGGAAAGAGAGCAGGGCATCACTATTGACGTAGCCTATCGTTATTTCTCTACCGATAAGCGCAAGTTCATTATTGCCGACACCCCTGGTCACGAGCAGTACACCCGCAATATGGTTACCGGTGCGTCTACCTGTGACCTCGCCATCATTCTGATCGACGCCCGCTACGGTGTACAAACCCAAACCCGTCGCCACAGCTATATCGCCTCTTTATTAGGCATAAAGCATATTGTTTGCGCGATTAACAAAATGGATTTGTTAAATTTCGACGAAACCGTATTCGAAAAAATTAAAGCCGATTATGAGCTGCTAGCCAAAAAGCTCGGCATGCAAGATGTGCATTATGTACCCATGTCAGCATTGGATGGCGACAACGTGGTAGACCGTAGTACCAAAGCCGATTGGTACCAAGGTCTAACCTTAATGGAAATATTGGAAACTGTTCCCATTGCGGAAGATCGCAACTTGTCAGATTTTCGTTTTCCGGTGCAGTATGTAAACCGCCCCAATTTAAACTTCCGTGGTTTTTGCGGCACACTGGCCTCCGGCGTTATTGCCGTAGGTGATGAAATTAAAGTCTTGCCGAGTGGCAAAACCAGTACTGTAAAAGCAATAGTCACCGCCGATGGCGAAATAGCTGAGGCTTTTGTTGATCAGTCCGTCACACTCACCTTGCGCGATGAAATCGACATCAGCCGTGGCGATATGCTAGTGAAAGCCAGCGACAAAGTAATCGCCTCCAATGCACTTGAGGCATATTTAGTTTGGATGAGCGAAAGCCCGCTGGATAGGTCAAAAGAGTACCTGTTTAAATTCGCCAGCAAAACAACTTCCGGTCATGTGAATACCATCGAACATAAAGTCGATGTGAATACTCAGCAGCCACAGGCAGCTGACCAGTTAGCCCTAAATGATATTGCCCTTGTCAACCTAGAGCTAAGCCAACACGTTGTAGTAGATCCTTACGCAAATAACCGTGCCACAGGCTCGTTTATCGTAATAGATCGCCTAACCAATGTAACAGTGGGTGCAGGCATGGTAACCAGCGTTAAAGAGCAATCAGGTTCGCAGGTGCCCGCGCAATACAGTGAGTTCGAAAAAGAATTAAATGCGCTGGTGCGCAAGCACTTCCCGCATTGGAATGCAAAAGAAATATTCTAA
- a CDS encoding DUF2788 domain-containing protein, with protein sequence MDADLFDSLSLYLGVGALIAFMLFIVWDLAKESKAGKFGTAILFIVLGLCLLGFIIKAVLVQVIE encoded by the coding sequence ATGGACGCAGATTTATTCGACTCGCTTTCCCTTTACCTAGGTGTCGGCGCACTCATCGCGTTCATGTTATTTATCGTTTGGGATCTGGCAAAAGAGTCGAAAGCCGGTAAGTTTGGCACGGCTATATTGTTTATCGTTTTGGGTTTGTGTTTATTGGGTTTTATCATTAAAGCCGTCTTGGTGCAGGTTATCGAGTAA
- the tviB gene encoding Vi polysaccharide biosynthesis UDP-N-acetylglucosamine C-6 dehydrogenase TviB — protein sequence MRNLENTELCIIGLGYVGLPLAVEFGKYYPTLGFDISEKRVAELQQGWDHTLEVSRAELADAGQLSYSNEREDLRHANVYIVTVPTPIDEHRQPDLTPLIKASETLGKVIKPGDIVIYESTVYPGATEENCIPVIERMSGLKYNIDFFAGYSPERINPGDKEHRVTTIKKVTSGSTPEVAEYVDSLYRSIITAGTYKASSIRVAEAAKVIENTQRDLNIALINELAVIFSKLGIDTEEVLLAAGTKWNFLPFRPGLVGGHCIGVDPYYLTHKAQSVGYHPEIILAGRRLNDGMGAYVVGQLVKAMLKKRIHVDGARVLVMGLTFKENCPDIRNTKVVDILTELKEYGVAGDVFDPWVDVAEAQHEYGITPITAPVSGNYDAVILAVGHNEFKTMGATGIRQFCRPDSVIYDLKYLLDKNLVDIRF from the coding sequence ATGCGCAACTTAGAAAATACCGAACTTTGCATCATTGGCCTTGGCTATGTCGGCCTACCGCTGGCTGTCGAATTTGGAAAATATTATCCCACTCTCGGCTTTGATATTAGTGAAAAACGTGTTGCCGAGTTACAGCAAGGCTGGGACCATACGCTGGAAGTTAGCCGTGCCGAATTAGCTGATGCTGGCCAGCTGAGTTATAGTAACGAGAGGGAGGATTTACGTCATGCGAATGTGTACATTGTTACAGTGCCAACGCCTATAGACGAACATCGCCAGCCTGATTTAACACCACTAATTAAAGCCTCGGAAACCTTAGGTAAGGTGATTAAACCAGGCGATATCGTTATTTATGAATCTACAGTCTATCCTGGCGCGACCGAAGAAAACTGTATACCAGTAATCGAGCGAATGTCCGGCCTTAAGTACAATATAGATTTTTTTGCCGGCTATAGCCCCGAGCGCATTAACCCGGGCGATAAAGAGCACCGGGTTACCACCATTAAAAAAGTTACATCGGGTTCTACCCCAGAGGTTGCCGAATATGTTGACAGCCTATACCGCAGCATTATTACTGCTGGTACCTACAAAGCCAGCTCAATTCGCGTAGCGGAGGCAGCGAAGGTAATAGAAAACACCCAGCGCGATTTAAACATTGCCCTTATTAACGAATTGGCAGTGATTTTTAGCAAACTCGGTATCGATACCGAAGAGGTATTATTAGCTGCGGGTACTAAATGGAACTTTCTTCCATTTCGTCCTGGATTGGTCGGCGGTCACTGTATAGGTGTTGATCCGTATTACCTTACGCATAAAGCACAGTCAGTCGGTTATCACCCTGAGATAATTTTGGCAGGTCGACGTCTTAATGATGGAATGGGTGCGTATGTCGTAGGTCAGTTGGTAAAAGCCATGTTGAAAAAGCGCATACACGTTGATGGCGCCCGGGTGCTGGTAATGGGCTTAACCTTTAAAGAAAATTGCCCAGATATTCGTAACACCAAGGTAGTGGATATACTTACCGAGCTAAAAGAATACGGTGTAGCTGGAGACGTATTCGATCCCTGGGTTGATGTGGCTGAAGCACAGCACGAATATGGCATAACGCCAATTACTGCACCGGTGAGCGGCAACTATGATGCCGTTATACTAGCCGTTGGCCACAATGAGTTTAAAACTATGGGTGCCACCGGCATTCGGCAGTTTTGCCGGCCTGATAGCGTAATTTATGATTTAAAATACCTACTTGATAAAAACTTGGTAGATATTCGTTTTTAG
- a CDS encoding Wzz/FepE/Etk N-terminal domain-containing protein, whose amino-acid sequence MTDPKNNQTPQPPAVQYLTGHYPAVRDDEIDLKELILGLWAEKWLIVAITSVFTLAALVYALTATPYYKTEAKIRPAPKAHFLEINNTGVINITSASAFDRLFSALESRTNKREFFLANKELFAVYYKDNNDQKAFASFLRDGFIFTVPDEKKDKGKGVFLSIGYVSPEGVDAERVLSEYYRFSEAKVLNAYTNEYQMAIKAQVADVHKNIAQSVEALEISVSVETAKLKEADKVQIAELQDRKSSILAELKQLRLSRLKVLEEAKSTAQKLGIETPRTISNFDSKAREATATGGVVTTIDNRDAPLYLMGTMALTAEIETLKSRTDEAIADSRIAAIDRELAELAENRKVQALQARLGNPNFYRGVSDLKEKLFRLESLPDELQEVDFALVVDSPYTDSTKVKPRRSLICIVGLIIGGMLGLFVALIKRIFVK is encoded by the coding sequence ATGACTGATCCTAAAAATAATCAAACTCCACAGCCTCCGGCAGTTCAATACCTAACCGGTCATTACCCAGCCGTTCGTGATGATGAAATAGACCTGAAAGAACTGATATTAGGTTTGTGGGCAGAGAAATGGTTGATCGTTGCGATTACCTCGGTGTTTACCCTAGCGGCTTTAGTTTATGCATTAACTGCCACGCCTTATTATAAAACTGAGGCAAAAATACGGCCTGCGCCAAAGGCACATTTCCTGGAAATTAATAACACTGGTGTGATTAACATTACGAGTGCCAGCGCCTTTGATCGACTATTTTCTGCGTTAGAAAGTCGAACCAATAAGCGCGAGTTCTTTTTGGCAAATAAAGAGCTCTTTGCGGTTTATTATAAAGATAATAATGATCAGAAAGCCTTTGCTAGTTTTCTCCGGGATGGTTTCATTTTTACAGTTCCAGATGAAAAAAAGGATAAAGGTAAAGGCGTTTTTCTAAGTATTGGATATGTTTCGCCGGAAGGCGTGGATGCTGAAAGGGTACTGTCAGAATACTATCGTTTTTCTGAAGCCAAAGTTTTAAACGCCTATACAAATGAATACCAAATGGCGATAAAGGCTCAGGTAGCCGATGTCCACAAGAATATTGCACAGAGTGTTGAGGCGTTAGAGATTTCCGTTTCTGTCGAAACAGCCAAATTGAAAGAGGCCGACAAGGTTCAAATTGCCGAACTGCAGGATCGCAAGAGCTCTATATTGGCGGAGTTAAAACAACTTCGTTTATCACGGCTAAAGGTGCTAGAAGAAGCGAAATCAACGGCGCAGAAATTAGGTATAGAAACGCCCAGAACCATTTCCAATTTCGATTCGAAAGCACGTGAAGCTACTGCTACAGGTGGTGTGGTTACAACAATCGATAATAGAGATGCCCCTCTTTACCTAATGGGAACCATGGCTCTAACAGCGGAGATAGAAACGCTGAAAAGCCGTACAGATGAAGCGATAGCTGACTCTCGTATTGCTGCGATAGATCGTGAGCTCGCAGAGCTCGCGGAGAATCGCAAGGTGCAGGCACTGCAGGCTAGGCTTGGGAATCCGAACTTTTATCGGGGTGTCAGCGACTTAAAGGAAAAATTGTTCCGGCTTGAATCTTTACCAGATGAGTTGCAGGAGGTTGATTTTGCATTGGTGGTGGATAGCCCGTATACCGATTCTACTAAAGTAAAGCCGAGAAGGTCGTTGATTTGTATTGTAGGGTTGATAATTGGTGGAATGCTCGGATTATTTGTAGCGCTGATTAAAAGAATATTTGTTAAATAA